One part of the Halobacteria archaeon AArc-dxtr1 genome encodes these proteins:
- the larC gene encoding nickel pincer cofactor biosynthesis protein LarC, translated as MTVLAFDGRTGASGDMILATLLAAGADRSTLVPVEEALGLEYRVENTTTCGIAATTVDVVLTGEHDSTEEGNDHHEHSDTHHEHSDTHHEHSDTHHEHSDTHHDAGRDEDHVPAEGHGPHRSYREVREVVRGMELPADAERDALSIFELLGAAEASVHGEDIESIHFHEVGADDAIADVVGAALLLADLDPDRVITTPIAGGGGSVSMSHGEYPVPGPAVVEIATRADWSLRGGPVDRELLTPTGAAILGHVAEGVDSLPALSVDAVGYGAGGYDLDPHPNVLRAVVGEAEGGLAREEIAVLETNVDDVPPEILGGLQETLANAGARDVSVLPATMKKSRPGHLVKVICRPADRERVARRLAEETGTLGVRDAGVTHRWVAERTFETVKIEVGEGQYQVSVKVASDEAGTVYDASTEYDDAAAVARETGRPIREIARLAECSVADRHGSTGE; from the coding sequence ATGACAGTTCTCGCCTTCGATGGCCGTACGGGCGCCAGCGGCGACATGATTCTCGCCACCCTGCTGGCGGCTGGTGCCGACCGTAGCACGCTCGTCCCAGTGGAGGAGGCCCTCGGTCTCGAGTATCGAGTTGAGAACACGACCACGTGCGGAATCGCGGCGACGACGGTCGACGTAGTTCTGACGGGTGAGCACGACTCCACCGAGGAGGGTAACGACCACCACGAGCACAGCGACACCCACCACGAGCACAGCGACACCCACCACGAGCACAGCGACACCCACCACGAGCACAGCGACACCCACCACGATGCTGGGAGAGACGAGGACCACGTCCCTGCGGAGGGACACGGTCCCCACCGCAGCTACCGCGAAGTCCGCGAGGTTGTTCGCGGGATGGAGCTCCCAGCCGATGCCGAGCGCGACGCGCTCTCAATATTCGAGTTACTCGGAGCGGCCGAGGCGAGCGTCCACGGCGAGGATATCGAGTCGATCCACTTCCACGAGGTCGGCGCAGACGACGCGATCGCGGACGTGGTCGGCGCGGCGTTGCTATTGGCTGACCTCGACCCTGATCGCGTCATCACGACGCCGATCGCGGGTGGCGGTGGCTCCGTCTCGATGAGTCATGGTGAGTATCCCGTTCCCGGGCCCGCCGTCGTCGAGATCGCGACGCGGGCAGACTGGTCGCTTCGAGGTGGCCCCGTCGATCGGGAGCTGCTGACGCCGACCGGGGCGGCGATCCTGGGTCACGTCGCCGAGGGCGTCGACTCTCTCCCGGCGCTCTCGGTCGATGCGGTCGGCTACGGCGCGGGCGGCTACGACCTCGACCCGCATCCGAACGTCCTCCGGGCGGTCGTGGGGGAGGCTGAGGGCGGCCTCGCCAGAGAGGAGATCGCAGTGCTCGAGACGAACGTCGACGACGTCCCCCCGGAGATACTCGGCGGACTCCAAGAGACACTCGCCAACGCGGGCGCGCGAGACGTTTCGGTACTCCCGGCGACGATGAAGAAGTCCCGTCCCGGCCACCTGGTGAAGGTGATCTGTCGACCCGCAGACCGAGAGCGCGTGGCTCGGCGACTGGCCGAGGAGACCGGTACGCTCGGCGTCCGGGATGCGGGCGTGACACACCGGTGGGTCGCAGAGCGAACGTTCGAGACGGTCAAAATCGAGGTCGGTGAGGGGCAGTACCAGGTTTCGGTGAAGGTGGCCAGTGACGAAGCGGGGACAGTCTACGACGCGAGCACGGAGTACGACGACGCGGCCGCAGTTGCCCGAGAGACCGGCCGACCGATTCGCGAAATCGCTCGCCTCGCCGAGTGCTCGGTCGCAGACAGACACGGGTCGACAGGCGAGTAG
- a CDS encoding PGF-CTERM sorting domain-containing protein, whose translation MSVQSRTAAVLLACMVALSMVAIAGPAAIADDGATQTVETLENDEDLYISFGADLDDQSLEEHVEAHANGETDSEVIQYEDVGQVNIHEHGQAISIAIGGGEATAIQEVTQYNTNEQIGEATATNQQIDHETNIEDVGDVYMIMGDGQTYDGWSAVDDGDATVTQTAEASVSQTQEVEQANVNEETTAFALAENESDATAIQLTEQSNLNLQEASATTSNAYVEDGDDSKDKNDKKATTLSAQTDGDVEQVQTVGQENVAEQNSAIAVAVGENSSATALQISDQTNLNEQLGTAEAINVMMQSAGMNVATAGVDASSDIVDTDGVEIEDDDKNDKNDKNDKKDDSTDQVAQASVTQYQSVEQVNINTNSSAVAVGTNGSSAEAVQMTFQQNINAQVGSADALNVFLEEATKDTDGDSKYDAGEEYKGYVLTETTGVVVGGDDVEGVDRVAFDYDGSNDELNVVDQYTTAELEQVQNVTQLNAASDTALAISDDDGDASAVQLTMQENEHVQIDSSESTSIIGDKDDKKDDKKDDKKDKDDKKDDKKDDKKDKDDKKGDKKDDDDADIDADDDDDGDDDDDEAPGFGIAVAITAMLGAALLAAREQL comes from the coding sequence ATGTCAGTACAATCACGCACTGCGGCAGTGTTGCTAGCCTGTATGGTCGCGCTTTCGATGGTGGCGATTGCCGGGCCAGCAGCTATTGCCGACGATGGGGCCACGCAGACGGTGGAAACGCTCGAAAACGACGAAGACCTGTACATATCCTTCGGTGCGGATCTCGACGATCAATCCCTAGAGGAACACGTCGAGGCGCACGCGAACGGTGAGACCGACAGCGAGGTGATCCAGTACGAAGACGTTGGGCAGGTGAACATCCACGAACATGGCCAGGCCATCTCGATCGCCATCGGTGGCGGTGAGGCAACTGCGATTCAGGAAGTAACCCAGTACAACACCAACGAGCAGATTGGTGAGGCTACAGCCACGAACCAACAGATCGATCACGAGACGAACATCGAGGACGTCGGTGACGTCTACATGATCATGGGTGACGGCCAGACGTACGACGGCTGGTCAGCCGTTGACGACGGCGACGCGACGGTCACGCAGACCGCCGAAGCGTCGGTCTCTCAGACTCAGGAGGTCGAACAGGCTAACGTCAACGAAGAGACGACTGCGTTCGCACTCGCGGAGAACGAGAGCGACGCGACCGCGATTCAGCTCACCGAACAGTCTAACCTGAACCTCCAGGAGGCGTCGGCGACCACCTCGAACGCCTACGTCGAAGACGGGGACGATTCGAAAGACAAGAACGACAAGAAGGCGACCACCCTGTCCGCACAGACCGATGGCGATGTCGAGCAGGTACAAACCGTCGGTCAGGAGAACGTCGCTGAACAGAACAGCGCCATCGCTGTCGCAGTCGGCGAGAACTCGAGTGCCACTGCGCTCCAGATCTCTGACCAGACCAACCTGAACGAGCAGCTCGGAACGGCCGAGGCGATCAACGTCATGATGCAGTCAGCAGGCATGAACGTCGCCACCGCCGGTGTGGATGCCAGTAGCGATATTGTCGATACCGACGGCGTCGAAATTGAGGACGACGACAAGAACGACAAGAACGACAAGAACGACAAGAAGGACGATAGCACCGATCAGGTCGCCCAGGCGAGCGTCACACAGTACCAGAGCGTCGAGCAAGTAAACATCAACACCAACAGCTCGGCGGTTGCAGTCGGGACGAACGGTAGCTCGGCCGAAGCGGTCCAGATGACCTTCCAGCAAAACATCAACGCGCAGGTTGGCTCCGCAGACGCCCTCAACGTCTTCTTAGAGGAGGCCACGAAAGATACCGACGGTGACAGTAAATACGACGCCGGTGAGGAGTACAAAGGATACGTCCTGACCGAGACCACCGGCGTCGTCGTCGGCGGTGACGATGTCGAGGGCGTCGATCGCGTCGCCTTCGACTACGACGGAAGTAACGACGAACTCAACGTCGTCGACCAGTACACGACGGCGGAGCTCGAACAGGTTCAGAACGTCACTCAGCTGAACGCGGCGTCCGATACGGCCCTCGCTATCTCCGACGATGATGGTGATGCCTCCGCGGTGCAGCTGACGATGCAGGAAAATGAACACGTTCAGATCGACTCCAGCGAGTCGACCAGTATCATTGGCGATAAAGACGACAAGAAGGACGACAAGAAGGACGATAAGAAAGACAAGGACGACAAGAAGGACGACAAGAAGGACGATAAGAAAGACAAGGACGACAAGAAGGGCGACAAGAAGGATGATGACGACGCCGACATCGACGCCGACGACGATGACGATGGCGATGACGACGACGACGAGGCGCCCGGATTCGGCATCGCCGTCGCGATCACTGCGATGCTCGGTGCCGCACTGTTAGCGGCTCGCGAGCAGCTCTAA
- a CDS encoding CDC48 family AAA ATPase, protein MNEVQLEVAKAYPNDSGRGIARLDPDTLLHLKLSPGDIIEIEGADTTAAKVWRADRQDWNTDTVRIDGFTRQNADVGIGERVTIRKAEATKADSLVLAPPEEASVQFGSDAAGMVKRQILKRPVVGRDIVPVMSSTNHPFMRSPGQAIPLIAVETEPEGVVLITEDTDVELREEPISGFEKTGGGITYEDIGGLQGEIQRVREMVELPMKHPQIFKKLGIEPPQGVLLHGPPGTGKTLLAKAVANETSASFFSIAGPEIISKYYGESEQQLREIFEDASEESPAIIFIDELDSIAPKREDVTGEVERRVVAQLLTMMDGLEARGQVIVIAATNRVDSVDPALRRPGRFDREIEIGVPDEVGREEILQIHTRGMPLSDDVDLSHLADETHGFVGADIESLTKEAAMKALRRYLPEIDLDEEDIPPSLIDRMIVKREDFGGALNEVEPSAMREVLVELPKISWNDVGGLHDAKEQVQEAVEWPLNTPERFDRLGIDPPAGVLLYGPPGTGKTLMAKAVANETNANFISVRGPQLLSKWVGESEKAIRQTFRKARQVSPTVIFFDELDALAPGRGGEVGSNVSERVVNQLLTELDGLEEMGNVMVIGATNRPDMIDPALLRSGRFDRLVMIGEPDIDGRERILDIHTQDTPLAPDVSLREIAEITDGYVGSDLESIGREAAIEALREDPEADVVEMRHFRAAMENVRPTITDDILEYYERIEEEFTGGSAMTEPGTGRRGSRIGFQ, encoded by the coding sequence ATGAACGAAGTCCAACTGGAAGTCGCGAAAGCGTACCCGAACGACTCGGGTCGTGGTATTGCCCGGCTCGACCCGGATACGCTGTTGCATCTGAAGCTGAGTCCGGGTGACATCATCGAGATCGAAGGCGCCGACACCACCGCTGCGAAGGTGTGGCGTGCAGACCGACAGGACTGGAACACAGACACTGTCCGCATCGACGGGTTCACCCGTCAGAACGCCGACGTGGGAATCGGCGAGCGGGTGACGATCCGCAAAGCCGAGGCGACGAAAGCAGACAGCTTAGTCCTCGCGCCGCCGGAAGAGGCGTCGGTGCAGTTCGGCTCGGACGCCGCCGGGATGGTCAAACGCCAGATCTTGAAGCGCCCGGTCGTCGGACGGGACATCGTCCCGGTCATGTCCTCGACGAACCACCCATTCATGCGCTCGCCCGGCCAAGCGATCCCGCTGATCGCCGTCGAGACCGAGCCCGAGGGCGTCGTTCTCATCACCGAGGACACCGACGTCGAACTCCGCGAAGAGCCAATCTCGGGCTTCGAGAAGACCGGTGGTGGGATCACCTACGAGGATATCGGCGGTCTCCAGGGTGAGATCCAGCGCGTCCGCGAGATGGTCGAACTGCCGATGAAACACCCCCAGATCTTCAAGAAACTGGGGATCGAGCCGCCACAGGGCGTCCTGTTGCACGGGCCGCCCGGCACGGGGAAGACGCTGCTCGCGAAGGCGGTCGCCAACGAGACCTCCGCGAGTTTCTTCTCCATCGCGGGCCCGGAGATCATCTCGAAGTACTACGGCGAGTCCGAACAACAGCTCAGGGAGATCTTCGAGGACGCCAGTGAGGAGTCCCCGGCTATCATCTTTATCGACGAGTTAGACTCGATCGCACCCAAACGCGAGGACGTCACCGGCGAGGTCGAACGCCGGGTCGTCGCACAGTTGCTGACGATGATGGACGGACTCGAAGCCCGCGGCCAGGTCATCGTCATCGCGGCGACCAACCGGGTCGACAGCGTCGACCCCGCCCTTCGCCGGCCCGGCCGATTCGACCGGGAAATCGAGATCGGCGTCCCCGACGAGGTCGGCCGCGAGGAGATCCTCCAGATCCACACCCGCGGGATGCCTCTCTCTGACGACGTCGACCTCTCGCATCTCGCAGACGAGACTCACGGCTTCGTCGGTGCCGACATCGAGAGCCTAACCAAAGAGGCCGCGATGAAGGCCCTGCGCCGATACCTCCCCGAGATCGATTTAGACGAGGAAGACATCCCGCCGTCCCTGATCGATCGGATGATCGTCAAGCGCGAGGACTTCGGCGGCGCGTTGAACGAGGTCGAACCCTCGGCGATGCGGGAGGTGTTGGTCGAACTCCCCAAGATCTCCTGGAACGACGTCGGCGGCCTTCACGACGCCAAAGAGCAGGTCCAGGAGGCAGTCGAGTGGCCGCTCAACACTCCCGAGCGCTTCGACAGGCTCGGCATCGACCCGCCTGCGGGCGTCTTGCTGTACGGCCCGCCCGGCACGGGGAAGACGCTGATGGCGAAAGCGGTCGCCAACGAGACGAACGCCAACTTCATCTCGGTGCGCGGTCCGCAACTGCTCTCGAAATGGGTCGGCGAATCGGAGAAGGCGATCCGTCAGACGTTCCGGAAGGCCCGGCAGGTCTCCCCGACGGTGATCTTCTTCGACGAACTGGACGCGCTCGCCCCCGGTCGTGGTGGCGAGGTTGGCAGCAACGTCTCCGAACGAGTCGTCAACCAGCTGCTGACCGAACTCGACGGGTTAGAGGAGATGGGCAACGTGATGGTCATCGGTGCGACCAACCGCCCGGACATGATCGACCCCGCGCTGCTGCGCTCGGGTCGGTTCGACCGCCTCGTCATGATTGGTGAGCCCGACATCGACGGCCGCGAGCGCATCCTCGACATCCACACCCAGGATACGCCGCTGGCCCCCGACGTCAGCCTCCGTGAGATTGCCGAGATCACTGACGGCTACGTCGGCTCCGACCTCGAGTCGATCGGTCGCGAGGCCGCCATCGAAGCGCTTCGTGAAGATCCCGAGGCAGACGTCGTCGAAATGCGTCACTTCCGGGCCGCAATGGAGAACGTCCGGCCGACGATCACCGACGACATCTTAGAGTACTACGAACGCATCGAGGAGGAGTTTACCGGTGGGTCGGCGATGACCGAGCCCGGAACCGGCCGCCGGGGCAGCCGCATCGGATTCCAGTAG
- a CDS encoding ribonuclease H — translation MAAHGRPALRDLFDESPTPHIAHPPRTHHRDFYVATDGSFRESGGGLGAVIETRDGTRVARLATVDAPPDNNVAEYRALHLGLDVLAARAPKNARVGILVDHDSLASDVNTAVLAANEPDRTPPRPFSAPTETRHHWRGIRARISGFGEVRAARIASDQNPAHPLANAPDQYRHVNREADRCVLPEPPQSTGPEIPPPSRANRNGGGRASD, via the coding sequence ATGGCCGCCCACGGCCGCCCCGCGCTGCGGGACCTGTTCGACGAGTCGCCGACACCCCACATTGCCCACCCCCCGCGCACCCACCACCGTGATTTCTACGTCGCGACCGACGGCTCCTTTCGTGAGTCGGGTGGCGGACTCGGTGCGGTGATCGAGACCCGAGACGGGACGCGCGTCGCCCGCCTCGCGACCGTAGACGCCCCGCCGGACAATAACGTAGCCGAGTATCGGGCGTTGCACCTCGGCCTCGACGTCCTCGCTGCACGCGCGCCCAAAAACGCCCGCGTCGGCATCCTCGTCGATCATGACTCGCTCGCGAGCGACGTCAACACCGCCGTCCTCGCCGCCAACGAACCCGACCGAACCCCGCCACGACCGTTCTCTGCGCCGACGGAAACGCGTCATCACTGGCGGGGGATTCGTGCGCGTATCAGTGGCTTCGGCGAGGTCCGTGCCGCCCGTATCGCCAGCGACCAGAATCCGGCACACCCGCTTGCGAACGCTCCTGACCAGTACCGCCACGTCAATCGGGAGGCCGACCGCTGCGTGTTGCCTGAGCCACCCCAGTCGACGGGCCCCGAGATCCCACCGCCCTCGCGGGCCAACCGCAACGGCGGCGGTCGAGCCTCTGACTGA
- a CDS encoding HAD family hydrolase encodes MLTAVVFDLDETLAVPDRDRATILEDAAAAAGAPPISRAAYLDAHSRHLTQETREPIFEELLADCEADPSALATAYRETIADSLAPLPGVESMLADLKAEYRIGLLTNGPIRAQRDKLATLGWEGTFDVSLVTGELEAGKPDPRAFEAILDELGVGATDAVYVGDDIDADVGGATAVGLDAIQVVTPDGPPEDERAVAHVRQAELATRLPTLLAELA; translated from the coding sequence ATGCTCACAGCGGTCGTCTTCGATTTAGACGAGACGCTTGCGGTTCCGGATCGTGACCGGGCGACGATCCTCGAAGACGCCGCTGCGGCCGCGGGTGCACCGCCGATCTCCAGAGCGGCGTACCTCGACGCCCACAGCCGGCACCTGACACAGGAGACTCGTGAACCGATTTTCGAGGAACTGCTCGCAGACTGCGAGGCGGATCCGAGCGCGCTCGCGACGGCCTACCGCGAGACGATCGCCGACTCGCTGGCTCCGCTTCCGGGCGTCGAGTCGATGCTCGCAGACCTCAAAGCCGAGTACCGGATTGGCCTGCTGACGAACGGACCGATCCGGGCCCAACGGGACAAGCTTGCGACGCTCGGCTGGGAGGGGACGTTCGACGTGTCGCTCGTGACGGGCGAACTCGAGGCTGGCAAGCCGGATCCACGGGCGTTCGAGGCGATCCTCGACGAACTCGGCGTCGGGGCTACGGACGCGGTCTACGTCGGCGACGATATCGACGCCGACGTCGGTGGCGCGACCGCGGTCGGGCTCGACGCCATCCAGGTGGTAACGCCAGACGGCCCGCCAGAAGACGAGCGTGCCGTCGCCCACGTTCGGCAGGCCGAACTCGCAACTCGACTCCCGACGTTGCTCGCGGAGTTGGCCTAG
- a CDS encoding DUF2240 family protein, which produces MSLRVAVAAPFVQHGSRRLRENEFVVALSLDRDWFSPDQTKRLIDVAAAENLLERVDGELACAFDPADVTIPEGFVPDDDLLRGRSAFERVLEAVVEAGVPKRDAVGEINQLQSDLALTIEAAAVVYARREGVDVADLAPAAREGVLGTDDVGGV; this is translated from the coding sequence ATGAGTCTTCGCGTCGCCGTCGCCGCACCGTTCGTCCAGCACGGCAGCCGCCGCCTCCGGGAAAACGAGTTCGTCGTCGCCCTCTCGCTCGACCGCGACTGGTTCTCGCCCGACCAGACGAAGCGACTGATCGACGTCGCCGCCGCCGAGAACCTCCTCGAGCGCGTCGACGGCGAACTCGCCTGCGCGTTCGATCCCGCCGATGTGACGATTCCCGAGGGGTTCGTTCCTGACGACGACCTGCTCCGCGGGCGCTCGGCCTTCGAGCGCGTGCTTGAGGCGGTGGTCGAGGCGGGTGTCCCAAAGCGTGATGCGGTCGGCGAGATCAACCAGCTACAGAGCGACCTGGCCCTCACCATCGAGGCGGCCGCGGTCGTCTATGCGCGCCGCGAGGGAGTCGACGTCGCCGACCTGGCCCCCGCGGCTCGCGAGGGGGTTCTCGGAACCGACGACGTCGGAGGTGTCTGA